The Indicator indicator isolate 239-I01 chromosome 38, UM_Iind_1.1, whole genome shotgun sequence genome window below encodes:
- the RBM42 gene encoding RNA-binding protein 42: protein MAAAAPAAGPGPGLAPGASAPTGGAGSGAGAAVGNGAAAAGPGPAKSGEERLKEMEAEMALFEQEVLGGPPPAPPPGDPLAAPPPLLRPIIATNTYQQVQQTLEARAAAAATVGAPLVSPPVPFVGPAVSPQRAPILRPAFVPHVLQRAGPRALALRPPPGAIVGPPLGAPPAPPLLLAPPLQRPPPAPLPPLGGNLRPPAPVPGAGVPGPPLTPLGAGGGPRPPPGTPKVTPPVIQAAPTVYPPPPRKGQEEPPPPRAPPPPEEPRIGPCLPVGPAPAPPTAPEPRPGPQLAAPAPRPRRTRPPEPPFLQPEAGAEPAGEERRKGRGERLKRCIRTAAGSSWEDPSLLEWDADDFRIFCGDLGNEVNDDILGRAFGRYPSFLKAKVIRDKRSGKTKGYGFVSFKDPNDWLRAPGEGIGRGLEGLAGLGGDLGGHWEGDWRSRLVYTGLNWSVLAGADPEDVIMGAFKVLDPDGKGSIKKSL from the exons ATGGCGGCGGCGGCCCCGGCGGCCGGGCCTGGCCCCGGGCTTGCACCTGGGGCTTCGGCCCCGACGGGAGGAGCTGGCAGCGGGGCAGGGGCCGCGGTGGGGAacggagcggcggcggcggggccgggcccgGCGAAGAGCGGCGAGGAGCGGCTGAAGGAGATGGAGGCGGAGATGGCTCT GTTCGAGCAGGAGGTTTTGGGGGGCCCCCCGCCAGCCCCCCCCCCGGGGGACCCCCTGGCTGCCCCTCCCCCACTGCTGAGGCCAATCATCGCCACCAACACCTACCAGCAG GTCCAGCAGACCCTCGAGGCTCGAGCTGCTGCCGCCGCCACCGTCGGAGCCCCCCTGGTGTCCCCCCCGGTGCCATTCGTGGGGCCAG cgGTCTCCCCCCAGAGGGCTCCGATCCTGCGCCCTGCGTTTGTGCCTCatgtgctgcagagagctg gtccCAGGGCCCTGGCCCTGCGCCCCCCCCCCGGGGCCATCGTGGGACCCCCCCTGGGggctccccctgccccccccctgCTGCTGGCCCCCCCCCTGCAGagacctcccccagccccactgccccccCTGGGGGGGAACCTGCGGCCCCCAGCCCCA GTGCCGGGGGCTGGGGTCCCAGGGCCCCCCCTGACCCCactgggggctgggggaggccCCAGACCCCCCCCGGGGACCCCCAAGGTCACCCCCCCGGTGATCCAGGCTGCCCCCACCGTgtaccctccccccccccgcaaGGGGCAG GAGGAGCCGCCCCCCCCGCGGGCCCCTCCCCCGCCGGAAGAGCCCCGGATTGGTCCTTGCCTGCCTGTAggccccgccccggccccgcccaCTGCGCCCGAACCCCGCCCCGGGCCCCAATTGGCGGCTCCGGCGCCACGCCCACGCCGGACCCGCCCCCCGGAGCctcccttcctgcagcctgag GCGGGGGCGGAGCCGGCGGGCGAGGAGCGGCGGAAGGGAAGGGGCGAGAGGCTGAAGCGCTGCATCCGCACCGCCGCcggcagcagctgggaggatCCCAGCCTGCTGGAGTGGGATGCTG ATGACTTCCGGATCTTCTGCGGGGACCTGGGCAACGAGGTGAACGACGACATCCTGGGCAGGGCCTTCGGGCGCTACCCTTCCTTCCTGAAGGCCAAGGTGATCCGGGACAAGCGCAGCGGCAAGACCAAGGGCTACGGCTTCGTGTCCTTCAAGGACCCCAAC gactggttGCGGGCACCTGGGGAGGGGATTGGGAGGGGACTGGAGGGACTGGCAGGACTGGGAGGGGACCTgggggggcactgggagggggacTGG CGGTCTAGACTGGTCTATACTGGTCTGAACTGGTCTGTACTGGCAGGGGCTGACCCCGAGGACGTCATCATGGGAGCCTTCAAAGTGCTGGACCCAGACGGGAAGGGAAGCATCAAGAAGAGCTTGTGA